A window of Bufo gargarizans isolate SCDJY-AF-19 chromosome 9, ASM1485885v1, whole genome shotgun sequence contains these coding sequences:
- the EGFL7 gene encoding epidermal growth factor-like protein 7 isoform X1 yields the protein MWGVVACWVTGCLLILEASAADLLYRSGRRICSSGGQTGFVSATQSFVQPVHKPLITMCEGHRACSTYRTTYKISYRQVSTKTSLPLYTCCPGWRRTDAHRCNKGTCRLPCQNEGTCVGHNRCQCAEGWSGSHCQTDVNECQSGWHRCSQSCINTSGSFRCGCHRGFSLSDDGKSCRKVEEPATAPPAPPQSSVNGTGDAETVWREMQELRSKIEVLEQKLQLVLAPFHGLSTVSPEDSPGPITFLTHSFQQLDRIDSLSEQISFLEERLETCKYDTRLSVP from the exons ATGTGGGGAGTAGTCGCCTGCTGGGTCACCGGCTGCCTGCTCATCCTGGAGGCCTCGGCCGCTGATCTCCTCTACCGCTCCGG aaggcggatttgTTCTTCCGGCGGTCAGACTGGATTCGTGTCCGCGACGCAGTCGTTCGTTCAGCCGGTTCACAAGCCGCTGATCACCATGTGTGAGGGGCACAGAGCCTGCAGCACGTACAG AACGACGTACAAGATTTCGTACAGACAAGTATCTACGAAAACGTCGCTGCCGCTGTACACGTGCTGCCCGGGCTGGAGGAGGACGGATGCTCACCGCTGTAACAAAG GGACTTGTCGGCTTCCATGTCAGAATGAAGGAACTTGTGTCGGCCACAACAGGTGCCAGTGCGCTGAGGGCTGGAGtggaagccactgccagacag ATGTGAACGAGTGTCAGAGCGGTTGGCACCGCTGCTCTCAAAGCTGCATCAACACCTCAGGAAGTTTCCGCTGCGGCTGCCATAGAGGATTCAGCCTTTCTGATGATGGGAAGTCGTGTCGTAAAGTGGAAGAACCTGCAACTGCTCCGCCAGCACCCCCCCAATCGTCAGTGAATGGCACAG GAGACGCAGAAACCGTGTGGCGAGAAATGCAAGAACTTAGGAGCAAAATCGAGGTCCTAGAGCAG AAACTGCAGTTGGTTTTGGCTCCATTTCATGGCCTGTCGACTGTGTCCCCTGAAGATAGCCCGGGCCCCATCACCTTCCTAACGCATTCCTTCCAGCAACTCGACAGGATAGACTCGCTCAGCGAGCAGATCTCATTCCTGGAAGAGCGTCTGGAGACATGTAAGTACGACACACGCCTGTCAGTCCCATGA
- the EGFL7 gene encoding epidermal growth factor-like protein 7 isoform X2, which translates to MWGVVACWVTGCLLILEASAADLLYRSGRRICSSGGQTGFVSATQSFVQPVHKPLITMCEGHRACSTYRTTYKISYRQVSTKTSLPLYTCCPGWRRTDAHRCNKGTCRLPCQNEGTCVGHNRCQCAEGWSGSHCQTDVNECQSGWHRCSQSCINTSGSFRCGCHRGFSLSDDGKSCRKVEEPATAPPAPPQSSVNGTGDAETVWREMQELRSKIEVLEQKLQLVLAPFHGLSTVSPEDSPGPITFLTHSFQQLDRIDSLSEQISFLEERLETCSCKNDL; encoded by the exons ATGTGGGGAGTAGTCGCCTGCTGGGTCACCGGCTGCCTGCTCATCCTGGAGGCCTCGGCCGCTGATCTCCTCTACCGCTCCGG aaggcggatttgTTCTTCCGGCGGTCAGACTGGATTCGTGTCCGCGACGCAGTCGTTCGTTCAGCCGGTTCACAAGCCGCTGATCACCATGTGTGAGGGGCACAGAGCCTGCAGCACGTACAG AACGACGTACAAGATTTCGTACAGACAAGTATCTACGAAAACGTCGCTGCCGCTGTACACGTGCTGCCCGGGCTGGAGGAGGACGGATGCTCACCGCTGTAACAAAG GGACTTGTCGGCTTCCATGTCAGAATGAAGGAACTTGTGTCGGCCACAACAGGTGCCAGTGCGCTGAGGGCTGGAGtggaagccactgccagacag ATGTGAACGAGTGTCAGAGCGGTTGGCACCGCTGCTCTCAAAGCTGCATCAACACCTCAGGAAGTTTCCGCTGCGGCTGCCATAGAGGATTCAGCCTTTCTGATGATGGGAAGTCGTGTCGTAAAGTGGAAGAACCTGCAACTGCTCCGCCAGCACCCCCCCAATCGTCAGTGAATGGCACAG GAGACGCAGAAACCGTGTGGCGAGAAATGCAAGAACTTAGGAGCAAAATCGAGGTCCTAGAGCAG AAACTGCAGTTGGTTTTGGCTCCATTTCATGGCCTGTCGACTGTGTCCCCTGAAGATAGCCCGGGCCCCATCACCTTCCTAACGCATTCCTTCCAGCAACTCGACAGGATAGACTCGCTCAGCGAGCAGATCTCATTCCTGGAAGAGCGTCTGGAGACAT gtTCCTGTAAGAATGACCTCTGA